The following are from one region of the Archangium lipolyticum genome:
- a CDS encoding peptidase C39 family protein produces MRSFRTVVIALFVTLMWVPEALAGQSAFVRWRGSQGDFSSWQRSGVGLAADGALQVDAQTAAAGTDPYAAGAYSGGNFYNGGSFRVGEALSPVMLAGFGFREAIASWEAETPTGTWVETQMRAQVSGVWTKWYNLGVWAADGSTVRRHSVTGQSDTNGYVGTDTLVITNKKAAATAFQVKLRLFSADGVALPRVRASSVTLSTSAERNPAVPPGNSAYWNRVNAVPGCSQMVYPDGGEVWCSPTSTSMVLAYWTGDTGACEPRVRAAVGGVYDWIYRGHGNWPFNTAYAASKGFEAHVTRFTSFAQLEPWIAAGVPVILSVAWGSGELTGAPIASTAGHLIVLVGFDAAGNAVVNDPAAASDSTVRRTYLRSELEPLWLKASAGTAYLIYPAGWPVPAL; encoded by the coding sequence ATGCGGAGCTTCAGGACGGTGGTGATCGCGCTGTTCGTCACCCTCATGTGGGTGCCGGAGGCGCTCGCGGGCCAGAGTGCCTTCGTGCGCTGGCGGGGGAGCCAGGGTGATTTCTCCTCGTGGCAGCGCAGCGGGGTGGGCCTCGCGGCGGACGGCGCGCTCCAGGTGGATGCTCAGACGGCGGCGGCCGGGACGGATCCGTACGCGGCCGGCGCCTACAGCGGAGGCAACTTCTACAACGGCGGGAGCTTCCGCGTGGGCGAGGCCCTCAGCCCCGTGATGCTGGCCGGCTTCGGCTTCCGCGAGGCCATCGCTTCGTGGGAGGCCGAGACGCCCACCGGCACCTGGGTGGAGACGCAGATGCGGGCGCAGGTCTCCGGCGTCTGGACGAAGTGGTACAACCTGGGCGTGTGGGCCGCGGATGGCTCGACGGTGCGGCGCCACTCGGTGACTGGGCAGTCGGACACGAACGGGTACGTGGGCACCGACACCCTGGTCATCACGAACAAGAAGGCGGCGGCGACCGCGTTCCAGGTGAAGCTGCGGCTCTTCAGCGCGGACGGTGTCGCCCTGCCGCGCGTGCGCGCCAGCTCCGTCACGCTGTCCACCTCGGCCGAGCGCAACCCGGCCGTTCCCCCGGGCAACTCCGCCTATTGGAACAGGGTGAACGCGGTGCCCGGGTGCTCGCAGATGGTCTACCCGGATGGCGGCGAGGTCTGGTGCAGCCCGACCTCCACGTCCATGGTGCTCGCCTACTGGACGGGTGACACGGGGGCCTGCGAGCCCCGGGTGCGCGCGGCGGTCGGCGGCGTGTACGACTGGATCTACCGCGGCCACGGCAACTGGCCCTTCAACACCGCGTACGCCGCCTCCAAGGGGTTCGAGGCGCACGTGACGCGCTTCACCAGCTTCGCCCAGCTCGAGCCGTGGATCGCCGCGGGCGTGCCCGTCATCCTGAGCGTCGCCTGGGGGAGCGGGGAGCTGACCGGGGCGCCCATCGCATCGACCGCGGGCCACCTGATCGTCCTGGTGGGCTTCGACGCCGCGGGCAACGCGGTGGTGAACGACCCCGCGGCCGCGAGTGACTCCACGGTGCGCCGTACCTACCTGCGCTCCGAGCTCGAGCCCTTGTGGCTCAAGGCCTCGGCGGGCACGGCCTACCTCATCTACCCGGCCGGCTGGCCCGTCCCCGCGCTCTAG